In the genome of Lacerta agilis isolate rLacAgi1 chromosome 2, rLacAgi1.pri, whole genome shotgun sequence, one region contains:
- the CBX5 gene encoding chromobox protein homolog 5 gives MGKRNRRTADSSSSEEEEEYVVEKVLDRRVVKGQVEYLLKWKGFSEEHNTWEPEKNLDCPELISEFMKKYKKMKEGENKPREKSESAKRKSSLANNTEDIKAKKKRESTDIARGFERGLEPEKIIGATDSCGDLMFLMKWKDTDEADLVLAKEANVKCPQIVIAFYEERLTWHAYPEDAENKEREAVKS, from the exons ATGGGAAAGAGAAACAGGAGGACAGCAGATAGTTCGTcctctgaagaggaggaggaatatgTTGTGGAGAAGGTTCTAGACAGGCGTGTTGTGAAGGGTCAAGTGGAGTATCTTCTCAAGTGGAAAGGATTCTCTGA GGAGCATAATACTTGGGAACCTGAGAAGAACCTTGACTGCCCTGAACTGATTTCTGAGTTtatgaaaaaatacaaaaaaatgaagGAAGGTGAGAACAAGCCTCGGGAGAAATCAGAGAGTGCCAAGCGGAAGTCGAGCCTTGCCAACAATACTGAGGACATCAAAGCcaaaaagaagagagag AGCACCGATATTGCCAggggctttgaaagaggattggagcCGGAAAAGATCATTGGAGCCACAGACTCTTGCGGCGATTTAATGTTCCTAATGAAATG GAAAGACACGGATGAGGCTGACCTGGTTCTAGCGAAAGAAGCCAACGTCAAGTGCCCTCAAATTGTGATAGCGTTTTATGAAGAGAGACTGACCTGGCACGCGTACCCAGAAGACGCCGAAAACAAAGAGCGGGAAGCAGTGAAAAGCTAA